aaatatTCATAAATTTAATAGCAATTACATACCCTATCACCCTCCACTCTTTACACCCCTTCCCATCCCCAACTATCAACCTCAAGATTAGAACTATGAACCTGATAGTGGGGGAGCTCTTAGCCACTGGACCAACCCTACCCAGTGGTATCAAGCCAAAAGTTTGAATGATGATAAAATAATAACATAAAATTATAGGCCTAGCTATAATAATTAGGTTACGTTGGTGTATATTTTCACACTGACCTCATCAAGGACGTGTAAAAACGTGTTCCATGCTGGTGGACCATGATTTTGGTAATTAGGTCCGGCATTACCACAAATTAATTTATGGTGTAGAGTATCACATTTTTAGGCCTATAAATACAAGGAGTCTGGTTCTCTGCTACCAAGTTTTCGACACTCACCAGTTACAAGTATCTATTTCCATTCTTATTAGTTAGCTAGCTAGTCCTTTAAGAAGAAAATGGCCGCAGCCAAATCTGGTATTGGCAGTGGACAGGTGAATAGTGACTGTATGCCTTGCTAGACtggatttctttgtttttcaagTTTGTGTGTGCATGGTTTTCGGAGTCAACTTATAAACAACACGTATAGAAACGTTTGAAAAAGTATGAGGAGTTGCAAATTAAAGTAACTTCAACATTCTTGAGTCGACTTGATTAGCAATATTTTATGTTTCTAGTTGTCTACATGCTGCGGTCTCTTGAATTGTTTGATAAATAAGCTTCTTCCGAGCAATGTCGTTTCTTATTAATTGATTGGTTCGATTTAGTTTTCTGGTTGTTCCTTTGTTTGAAAGGACTCTAACTGATTTTGGGAACTCAATTGTGTTGGGTTTTCTTACTGAAAAATGTTTGGGGTTTGCAGAAAGACGAACCTATTATTCCTATGGCGTCAACCGTCAATCCGAACGACGATGTGGTGATTCAGAAGGCAAAATTTGCAGTTGATAGTTACAATGGGCAGGCGGGGACCGGTCTGAAATTCAACAGTGTGGAATTCGGCTTCTGCTGGAGCGTTTCTGATGTCACTGACTACCTGCTTGCCATTAATACTCATGATGATAAGGGCCCATATTGCGACCCAGCATTGGTTTCTGATACACTGAAGAGCAATGCTCACACTTATGAGCTCATCTGGTACAATCATAAGAAAAAGTAATCAAGCACTACTCTTGATCAGCTGAGTGGGGATCGACGACTTTAAGTACTTTAATTATCTAGTGTTTATGGTGTGGTTTTCAGTTTATGCATGGATGATGTACTGCTGGCATGCAAACATCCTCCCACTGTTGTACTAGTATGCAATGTAAGGTGCACTTCTACCAACAAAAATGCACcgttaaataaaaaaatccgTCTGTGTTTGAGTTTGTGTCCTTGTACTAATATGTCAAAGGTGCACTTGTACAAACAAAAATGCACCattgaataaataaaaacagCTGTACGAGTTTGAGTTTGTATCTGTGTATTTTGTTTCTCTGTTACCTGCAAGCAACTATCAATCCCTGAGTTTGTATCTGTGTATTTTGTTTCTCTGATAACTAGTTAAGTATTACTTAAGATGAATCCAAACcttaaaaagaaatgaaagattagTTGATACATTGGGAGTAAGACAAGCCGATGACGTTGTGGTTCTTCTTTGAAGTATATTTTGGATGTTCTTCATAAATATGAAGACTGTTCAGGCCAGCGAGTTAACAAAAAGTTGTTTCTTGACCCATCAGCGGTTGAATGTGGCAAGACGACGAGTGATCAAAAGTGTCACTGGGAATTCATATGCAGGCCATAGCTAAATTTCCGTTTTTGGATCTCTGTACAACTGGTACACGTAAAATTTGTCAGCTAAACTCCGCCACCAATTGTTCACGATATGCAGGATGGATGTTCTGGACAAGAATATAAAGATTAAAAAGGGGACTACGATTATCAACAAGAATAAAATTGGATTTAGAAAAAACATGGTTGATTACTTGTATGATTTGTGTCTAACGATAATTACgaagcagaagaagaaaaagaagggaaaaaaaggttGGATTGTTACACACACAcatgtatgtgtgtatatatttatatatgcaAGTAAGATCACTATTTTCTGGATGAGGGCAGTCCAAAAGGGCGGGTCAAATGGTTGCCTGAATTTCATTAGGTACCAGGTGCAGTCTGCAGATAGGTGGACCATGGAACCCAtttaattaatgggtttggtaGGGTTACGTAAACGTCTTTTTAGTCAATGAAAGCATGACGATGACACATTCATAATTTTTGATTggggaaaatcattcaaaacgtttctcattttacaaaataacttttttcgtttcttatttttaaatgtataattttacgtcccttataaATTCACATTAACCAAATTTGGTCTCTACCTAGATTTCCGACTAGTTTTTAGCCAGAATCTACCACGtgacttgcatgtgatcattgtttaaggacaaaattgtcaaatcaaatttttacataatctgattcatagtccctcacattttcacaaaatgaattttttcatccccaacattttacaaaatgaattgtttcgttcctcatatttcaaaaaatgaatttttccatcgctcacatttttcaaaatgaattttttcatctctcattgatcatgtatacgaatagcttttttttctataaacccacgtatatgtttatttgattttatttaaacAGTATGAGTAACATGTAATTTATCTCTATTGGATTTCATCTAAACAGGCTAATCATAGCtatacacatgctattcaatcgatatatataggggtttaaaactaataattttgtttgaaacccacttatatatttatatgatttcatcatttgaacctattcaatatttttgacctttctcttttggtaataatttatttattgagttgtataataaggtcatataattaatgggtcctaactcgaattctataattatgttaacaaatttcagtttaaatctgaaatttctactcgacacttttaagaccaacagttgaattacttgtattgtgattgtcttaaaatttgaaagtgctaatcacttatttctttttgtcatacttttcttttgtttactttttctatccaaatttaattcgatataaacacttgataatatttaggattaaatgccatctttattttcaaatttcgagttaaagaaaatgaatatacgtgaaaaacttaaaatttttttaaacacatgtatatatctatttaatttcacttgAGCAGTACGAGTAGTGTGTactatatctctatttgatttcgcatgctattcgtactgttcaagtgaaatcaaatagatatatacatagatttaaaaaaaattattcacacatatgatcaataaaagatgaaaaaattcatttggaaAAATGGGAAGgatgaaacaattcattttgtgaaatataagggacgaaaaattttattttatgaaatgtgagggactatgaatcgaattatataaaatttgatttgacaattttgcccttaaaatatgatcacgtgcaagctaggcacgtggtgaattccgaccaaaaactagtcgaaaaccTAAATAGggacaaaatttcaccaatgtgaatttgtaagggacgtaaaattacatttttaaaagtgagggatgaaaaaagttattttacaaaatgtgatggacgttttgaacgattttcccttttgGTTACTCTCACTCGACCCGTTTACTTCAGTCGATGCACAGGCTGCATTTCTTAGGCATCCAGCTTAAAACcccaaattaaaaattaatgaCCACCTGGTAATTTCCCCTTGGGTCTCAATGTAGGTGGGCTTTGGGGATATTTtaacttttaattttggatattttaacATTTAATGTCTCCAAAACCCAGCACAGTTGGAAAGAACATTAAACATGTAATTTTGAAGCCTGTAATTTGACTATCCAGCATTTCTTTCACTCCTCACTTTATTTTCAACACTGCACGAGCTAATCCAACTTTCTTGCAGTACCCTCTCACCAATTCATGCATTACTAGTGTATTATCTGCTATACTTCTTCCTATTATAAAGCACTCTGATATTCATCAATGATTCGAGGAATTAAACTTTCAACCTATTAGTTAGCAATGCTAAATCGCATTTACATAGCAAACAACAGCAGGCTGTAGGCTTGAAATCCCTCATTTGTGTTGTATTCCGCAACTTTGGGACCAGTGTAATTATAGTACTATTTAAAGGATAATGCATATACTTCTTGTCAAAACAAGATTGAGCATCTCGAATTACTTCATCACCAATTACATGCTAAttcttctttaaaaaaattgtgCACTAAAGCCATCTGGGCTTGGAGCTTTACCGTCCTTCATAGCAAACATAGCATGTTTAATCTCTTCAGCTGACACACTAGCCTGGAGAAAGTCGAATTGATCACTAGTGATGGTTTTGGCATTTATCTGTTGCAGCTTGCCCTTCAAATCAGGGTACTAAGAGTTAGATTTACTAAACAGAGTCTGATAAAATTCCCCTGCAATTTCTTTAACTTGCTCATGGTCCTCAACAACATCAACTTCATCATTTCTAAGAGAGAGTATCTTATTCCTGGCAACATGACCCTTCATCTTTCTGTAGAAAAAAAGCAGTATTTTTGATAGGGTATGAATTGCATTATCTTTATATGTACAAATTGCTAGTTAACGGTGATAGTTGAGCTACAACTTGAATAGAAATTGTTTAATTTTGATCTTATGTTATTTTAATAGGTAGAGAGCTCAATTGGAAAGAAAATGGACCAATCTTGGCAAGACAATCAAGAAAAGCAgcaataaaagaagaagaagaatgaacaAACAAGGGTTGCTGGATTACTAAGGATCCATAGGCAAATCCATAGCGATCTGTGCATGTATTCTCAATAACCGGCTCCAGATGTCAAAATGGTCTTCACATTGAACTTCTTCTGGTTGTTATGGTTTTGAGCTTCACCCAATGACCGGCCCACGGAAATTAATAAAAGACTTTAATTTATTAAAAGAATTTctatatttctttatttttctcaatatcCCAAACAAGATCTAATAATAACATTAATTATTAATGGAACAAACGAGGGGTTAGGTCTGAGGGTCAATTGGGCATGAGAGAGGGGGTTGGTTGTTCTTTGAAAAGATATTCATCATCTGATTGATGAGTCATAATAAGACAATTTGCGGTTAATATACTTACTAAGTAGGAATCTACTACTCTAGGAATAAAAATTTGAGTTATCAAGGTGAGTTTATGggccaataaataaaagattttTATCTTTGTAACCAATTGCATTGGGGTGGGACAGTGCAAGAGATATCATACAAAAGAGATTGAATCCTCTAAAAATGCTATGAAGTGCTCCAAAATGGTCGAAGTAGTTGAATAGAAGGATCGCTATGACTATAGCCCTTGGTAAATTTACCAAAGGCgaaaatgatttatttgataTTATGGATGATTGGTTACGTAGAGACCGTTTCCTTCTTCATCTGGAATTGGTGCCTTCGCGATTTTTTTCAACTCCAAGAAGTCTAACCCTATCATATTTGGGCTAAAATTTTAAGAAACTATAAATAGGAGTTATTTAGATTATTTTTAGGGGAAGAAACACATTAGACTAGCATCAGTTCATCACATAAAACTCTTTCTTGGGAGATCAAGAATGGGTTCAAGGCACGGGATCAAAGAGAAATCGAGACGGAGATTGGAGCAAGGAAAATTGAGaagttttctttacttttatcTTCATACTTGTATTTAGTCTTTGAGTTCTTGATTTTTATAATGAATATGATGAACTAATTTGTCTCTAGGGTTGGATTTTATTAAAAAGTATtggttatttattttagttaaaTTCTTTACGTTTGCCTTAATTTATCTATTTTGACTTAATTATATGTTATGCTTGATCACCATAGACATGCTCTTAGATTTTGTGTTGAACTAAAAAGGGACATACAACCATGCATAAgatgaataaatatatttagCCTAATTATGAGAATAGATTAGATTTTGTATAACATAATTGAAATCACCTAAGATCTTAAAgggtttaattaaataattatggtCTTGAGAGAGATGTAAGATATAATTGGGCACAATTTAGATGTATTAATAGATAATATAAAACACCTTTGCATGATACATTCTTGGCATGTTAATAAATTAGTTGGATAATTAATTCAAATTCTGGATCAAAATCTAAAACTCTAGTCTCTTGCCAATTATTTTCTCGCATCTTTTTTATTTGACTTGATCATTTATTTTACCTCTTaattagaaattaaatcctttaaatttaaatttcattGTCTTCTCATAATAATTATAGTAGAGAAAACACTCCTAACCTAGGAAAAGTCAATTCAAAAGGAGAATGCACGACTGAAGCGAAGAAATAGCTAGATCTGAGATGATTTTATTATACAATCGATCCTATGCAGTAGCACAAATAGCGGATCAATTTTTATCACCGAATTGTAGCCACTACACTCTGGGCTTATCCTTATAGAACTCCTCTTCAGCGAGAATCAATCTTGTGTATTCCTAGATAACAACTTTCTCTGCAGCAATTAACTCCGGATCAAAAGGTTGCTATTGCATATGCTGCTGCACTATTAtcagttgctttttttttttttttgctttgaacTCCACCAGAGATGTGGTTATAGTCTCTTTTATTCAGCTCTTGAAGCTTACCCATAAGCTGttttagttcaaaacagataAGCTGTATGGGATTTATTAACACTCCAGGATCAGCTTGCCAAGAATCCAACAGGACATCAAAAAACTCATGCTACATCCAAAAGCTAATGAATTTAAAAAGCTTTGGCCCAAAGTTAACTTGATCTAGCTATATATTCAGATTGGTAATGAAGCGACCAAAAATTGTTAGTCTTAATGTTTGGAAAGTGCTACTCTTTCTCATATCTATAGGATTGCAAAGGAATAAAGTTATCTCGGTCAAAACTTGTGTAGggtatttaaaaatttataaatgtaaaatttgactACGTATTGAGTTTAATTTTGTATGCCCCATGCACATCAAGCTCTATTCCATAGTTTGAAATATGTCAATCCCAGACCTCCTTCATACTTTGGTTTACAAACTTCTGCccaaataacttttgcatgTGTCCTCACTCCTCAGCTCCACTCCAGACCATAGAAAGGCATTCAAAATACTCTCCACCTTTGCAACAGACAACTTGGGGAggacaaataaacaaaaaggcTATTAAGtataaattcaagtaaaatgagCCTTCCTCCATAAGAGAGTTTCCAAGCTGCCCAACTTTTAATTATAGCCCCTATTTTATCAAGAATAGGCTAGCAGTCAATAGCACTTAGCCTAGTAGATATTAAAGGAACACTTAGGTATCAAACTAGAAAGTGTCCCAAGCGAATCCCCACAGCTTCATTCAACTTCACACATTGCTAGTTAGATACACCGGCTGCAAAAATCTCTGATTTAGCCAGGTTTGGTTGAAGACTCGACATCTCAGAGAATTCTTTCAAAGTGGCCTGAATCCCATATCGATTTTGAGTCTATTTGTAAGATTAATTGGTATAAATTGTCCATTTTATGTCACTAATTTGCACCTTAAGTGATTAATGGATTAGTTGTGATTTTATCATTTCACTTGCAaatttctttggttttgtaGGAAAAATGATTAAGCTTAATTGGACGTGCAATGAGCTGGGATGAGAAGCTTGAGGAGTCACAACAATGGCTAAAAGAAATGGTGCAAGGAAAGCATGAAGcttggaagaaagaaagaaggaaacaaagaagaaaaaaaactagAGAGAAACCGCGGGAGAATCCGCCTGCGGTTTCTCCCACAGTTTGTGGCCAGTGAATCATTTTGTAGCAAATCATTTGTTCTGCACAATCCCTGGGAGAATCCCTCGAGGGATTTGATCCAGGAATTCATGGTAGCTGCAACTCACCAACTTGCatggtttttctttcttttttttttttttgtggacaAGACACAAAAAGACATTTTGTACCAACTTTTGGAGGATCTAAGAGTTTCTTTTGTTGACTCTTAACAAGGAAGAAACATGTTATTGGAGAGGGAGATTAGTTCTTgacaagagagagagctttttcttctcttttttttagttttagcttacTGATAGTTTTAgatctaattttctttttatcttcAAAAACTTGAAGAACTCTTGATGAACAATGTATTTTTTATTgcaatgaaaatgatgaaacttGAAGATCTTGTTTCTTCACTTGAATAAGTATTTCTTTCTCTTTACTCTCTTTGTTGTGCCATTAATTCTTAGTTACATTGAAGACATGAGTTTTATTATTAAATCTACTATGTCTAGCTAAATCTTCTTGTTTTAGGGGTAGATGAAGCTATTTGTGCCTTGATTATGGTTGAATAAAGTTGATTATTGTTATATCTTGTACTTGCTAGttcatttatttttactttaacACTTGTAAATGCTTAATCACCATTTACAAACCATGATAGTTGTTGTTAATCTATGAGAATAATTAACAATGATGAAATAGAATAGGTAAACCTAATGAGTAGACACACGAAAATAATGGTACACTTAGGTGGATATTTTTGGCATTTCTAGATCTAGATTAAGTCTTCACTTTAGATTTCACCATGAGAGTAAGGAAAGTATAGTGTTGGCTAAGTTCAGTTCATTGGCGAGAACGAGTTCTGAAGACTTGAGTGAAATACATCCTTAGCAAGACAAAACCATGAGTGATAATTGGCTATTTCATCCATAGTTAGGTACATTTAGTGGAATCTATACCCTAGGACATTTGTCTTTAGttgagtttcttcaagttgttAATTTGCCTTGCATTATTTTAGCTTTTGATGGTTTCACTTAGTTAAAATTCTTGAGTAGTTTAGATAATAAAGTGAGCAAAAAACCTTAGTAGTTGAGAGTGATTCTCGTGGGATTCGACCTTATTTCCTTTGTACTACAATACACGATCCGTTAACAAGGGAATTAGGTTTAAAAATTAGAGTGCAAGTATAAATCTCGTCAAGGATTTATGAGATGGAATAGCCATAATGAACAAATCATCAACAAAGGAAATATGGTATGATTTCATCTCTGAACATCTGGGGTGGTATTCAAACCCCATCTCTTCAATGTTTGCATCCATAATCTGAGAAAACGCTTCCATTACTACCAAGACAAAGGTGAGTAGATATAAAATGTCCTTGCCTCAACCCTCTACAACTTGCAAATTAGCCAACAAGGAAGCCATTTAGGTTGAGAGAGAATCTAGTAGTCATAGCACAGTTTTTTGCGCAATAAATAAGGTAGAGGAGAAGTTCATAAGTTTGAGAAccgtgaaaaaagaaacagccaTCTAACTGTATCATATGCTTTCGTGATGTCAACTTTCAGAACACATCTTGCTTTTCTCCCTTTCTTATGATAATTTCTCACCAACTCATGCATCAATAGGACATTATCTGAAATATTTCAACcttttaaaaaggcactttgcCTCTTAGATATCAGACCTTccaaaatttgtttaaataatTCAGTAAGCACCCTAGAAATTAGAATATATTTCTTAGAGTGCGTTGCAACAAGCAACAAGACCATATTCCTTCATTCCCACGGGTGAAGCTATCTTGGGAACCAAAGTGATGATTGTACTATTCAATCCTATAGCCATATGCTGAGTATGAAAACAGTACTATATAGCATTAATCAAACCAGCACCTAATAGTCAtcaatttttattgaaaaaatccACAGTGAAAGCATCAGGCTCTGGTGAAGTACCTTCTTTCATGCTGAATAAAGCTTGCTGAATCTCTAAGTCAGTAATTTTCTGAATCAACTTTGCCCCTTGCTTTTTGGTTAATCTATTTTTAATAATCTTGGATAACCTATGCTCCATAGTTTCAGAGAAGGAACCATGTTTAGAAAATGATTACAAATAATATCCAACTACTTCCCTCTTCACATTTTCACAGTCTGTAAAGCCTTATATACTCAGAGTTTGTGAGACTTAAGATTTTGTTGTGAGAATGgtaaattttcaactttctATGGAAAAATGTGATAGGGTATAAAATGTAGTGTATTTATATGTATAAGTTGCTAGTTAATTATGTTATTTGAGCTTTATTTTGAATGGAAACTActttattttgttattatatTGGTCTAATAAGTGAAAATCTTGACTGGACAGAAAATAGACAAAAATATGGCGAAGAAGCAATGGAAGAAGAATACTTGAAGAGTAAGGGGTTTGACTGGATTGACATGTTTCATTATTTTGGCAATAACTTGAGTTACACAAATTGGATTGATATAATTCTTGATTCACTTTGAAGTAAGAGAaagatctacaacttttatgagaTATCAAAGTCCAGTTCTCATGTTTTCATAACAAACAATCCAAAATACTAAAATATAGTTTTGCTATGATGCTCTTCTGATTAGTTTTCAGTATTTTAGACATATCTTAGTGTCCAGATCTCCAAATGATATGATTGTTATGGCATGGGAAAGCTAATTTAAaggactacaactttcatgtttgcaAGAGTTGATTCAGCCTCTTTGATCGAGTTTTTTTGGCTTCAAATATGATCCACATGTAGATCTATAGTGATCCATTCATGGCTCTGTTATAACCGACGCCGACTATGCATTCGGTCTTCAGGCCGAGCTTCCTGTAATCCTAATGTTCGGTGCCAAACTTTGGGCTGGACTTTATTGAAAAAATATACGAAAATGTTATTTTTTAGTTCCAATAAACCCAATCCTATTCCATTTGAGATACTACTTTAAGAAACTATAAATAAGCGCTATCGAGGACGTTTTTGGAGGTCAGAAAATATTAGGCTACATTAGTTCATCCTTTTTACATCTTCTTTTCTTGATAGATCAAGGATGAAGCGTGGAAGAATAAAAAAGGAAGATCAAGACGGGGACCAAAGCATAGAAAATTGAGaagttttctttactttatcTTCTTGCTTGTATCTTTTCTTTGAATTCTTGGTTTTAATTATGAATATGTTGAGCTCAATTTTCTAGGCTTAGAGTTTTATGAAGGAGATTTGATTACTTATCTTAGTTAAATTCTTTACTTTTgtcttgatttatttatttttgatttaattgcatgtttgtGATTGGCCACGTACTATAGACATGCCCTTAATGCTTGTATTAAACTAAAAAGGGATATACAACCGTGCACTAGATAAATTAACATATTTAATCTAATTATGAGAGTAGGTTAGCAGTTGTTTGACGTAATTATATCACCTAAGATCTTAAAGGGTTTAATTAAATACTTATGATCTCGAGAGAGACATGCGATTTAATTAAGCATAACTTAGATATATCCAGAGATAATCTAAGGTATTTGCGTGTAATACATTGTTGGCatgttgagaaaaataatgggatgattaatttaaattttgtataaaaaTCTAAAACCCTAGACTCTtgccaaccattttctcaaCTCTATTTAATTTGCCTTGattatttgttcattttttttagttatagATTGAAACCCctatgaatttgaattttattatttgtctaGAATAATTAAAGTAGAGAAAATTAACTCGTCCGTATAGATTCTATTTTGGAATACTATAGGTAATTTATTACTACAATCGATCCTATGTGTTTACAGGAATTCATTGATCAAAATGCCGTGTTGGCATCACCCTCTTCCAACCATTTGACTCTCGATTTATCCTTATAAAAGCTCTCCTCATCTTGCATCCTCATTCATAGTCTGTATATGATTTTGCTTTCTCAATATAAATTTTGGCCAACACAATTCCAAAAAGTTCCTAAATGTCCCCAACACGGTTGGTGAAAAGCCCCAAAAGTCCTTATAGTTACCTTCTAAACTCGATGTAATATCACTGCAGCTAAGCCTGTAGAGGTTTTATAAATATATGATTTTGAGTTTAGCTTAAGTCTATCAATAAAACGATAAAGAATATTTTAAAATCTTTGCTTATCCTCCTTATTTTGAACATTATAAATGTTGTTATTACTTATTATGAGTttactataaaaatttaaagaagtaaaaaattataaattccTAAATTAGTGAACTAAAGATTCCCTCtttgaagaaaataaattacTGAAGTCCTATTGCAAGATTTACCAGAAGAAGAACTCTAACAAGGAGAGTATATATATGCCGAGTTACTAAAAGCATAGACAAATAAAAAAGACACAAGGGTCAGGAAAACATCTTTGTTTGGATATGAAGTTATTtgcaacaataaaaaaataaaaaaaattaattgcatcataaatacgttttctaattatctttttatctttctAGCCACCTTTTTAATCTCATATCTATCATATCACAAAGAGTGTTACGAtgttatttcaaaatattattccaaataatttccTATTCGTACGCACTCAAATAGCTCAATCTTCAATAAATTACGCATAACCCTATATGCAGATTCCTAGATTACAACATAAACCCTAGTTTTAGATTCTTTCCTTCTTTCATCCTTTCAAGTTCTTGAGTTGCACCACATCTTTTAACTACTGCTGTAATTTCTCAAGCTTCTAATCATCGCTTTGTTAGTCCACCATTTCACTTCCAATTGATCTTGTTCATTTTACCCTACAAAACAAAGAGATTTTGCgagtaaaatgacaaaatcatAGTTAATTCATCTATCAACTTAAGGTGCAAATCAAAGACTAAAATAAGCAACTTGCACCATTTAACTTCACAAATTGACTCAAAAACAATATAACGCACCTACAAAAATATCCACAACTTGAGCTTATATCAGAAACGAACACTTTTTATACTTCTGGCATGGTTCTTATAGAATGAGTAGCGTAGTTTTGTTAATTGGCATGCATAATGGCTGTTTTTGAACATTCGAATCTACATTATCTTCACAATAGATTGTCGTATTTCCAAAATGAGAAAGCTGCTTTATTTCATTCGGTTTAATACATTTTTTGATTGTTGGCAACAAAGTTTTGCAATTTGGCATTGAAACACAACTTCTTGACTTTCTCTTGCTTTTATTGTGTAAAAATGATTACAAACCAATGGAATTTccatttaaaaatttaataacCAATTAAGAAAATGACTTGCTCTTTTGGTGTAA
This Coffea arabica cultivar ET-39 chromosome 3e, Coffea Arabica ET-39 HiFi, whole genome shotgun sequence DNA region includes the following protein-coding sequences:
- the LOC113736275 gene encoding uncharacterized protein; its protein translation is MAAAKSGIGSGQKDEPIIPMASTVNPNDDVVIQKAKFAVDSYNGQAGTGLKFNSVEFGFCWSVSDVTDYLLAINTHDDKGPYCDPALVSDTLKSNAHTYELIWYNHKKK